In Castanea sativa cultivar Marrone di Chiusa Pesio chromosome 6, ASM4071231v1, a single window of DNA contains:
- the LOC142639722 gene encoding uncharacterized protein LOC142639722, with amino-acid sequence MDQVDKNQKYSNSSSGGGGGGDDGGSGSGSGGIVMGGFARSSKRPKQKKVPQRGLGVAQLEKIRLEEQQKKAPAAILSPPPPPPPPSVSATNSSILSLPIPDYHHSNPSSSSIPFSSLSQTDLSLPNLIIRPTQNIGVKNSSTPPLPKLWNSYDYNLEKETSGVDPGLAFQWNLNLPYESDNPIWPPPGFMPRTQQYQHPSHSMANVSSGTSSSSSVINFQMEPPSNQSYYGNYTPMWPEEEKMVGMKRPYPFSLDNPPGPSFNYKFPTPVAPIRSDESASRGNGGTFNFDAGDTIFREGPSCSTSNYKLNNPKQSFKENEAVYGDFLKLAPPTTTSTCPSSKFKHPSACLASYNHKFPDFESLPYQGSIQDPIVQAGLSQLNQQQPFYSFFPPAKVQTDQATTTMNNCNGEVGESVDLNLKL; translated from the exons ATGGATCAAGTGGACAAAAACCAAAAGTATAGCAATAGCAGTagtggtggcggtggcggtggtgaTGATGGTGGTAGTGGTAGTGGTAGTGGTGGCATTGTAATGGGAGGTTTTGCTAGATCTTCCAAAAGGCCAAAGCAAAAGAAAGTCCCACAAAGAGGACTTGGTGTGGCACAGCTTGAAAAGATCAGGCTAGAAGAACAACAAAAGAAAGCCCCAGCTGCAATTTtgtcaccaccaccacctccaccaccaccttcAGTATCAGCAACCAATTCTTCCATTCTATCTTTGCCAATTCCAGATTACCATCATTCAAATCCATCTTCCTCTTCTATCCCATTCTCTTCTCTTTCCCAAACCGATCTTTCTTTGCCAAATTTGATAATTAGGCCAACTCAAAACATTGGTGTTAAAAATTCAAGCACTCCACCGTTGCCTAAATTGTGGAACTCTTATGACTATAATCTTGAGAAGGAGACTTCTGGGGTGGATCCAGGATTGGCTTTTCAGTGGAATTTGAATTTGCCTTATGAATCCGACAACCCTATTTGGCCTCCACCTGGTTTCATGccaagaacacaacaatatcaGCATCCTTCTCATTCAATG GCGAACGTCTCATCAGGgacttcttcatcatcatctgtAATTAATTTTCAGATGGAGCCCCCTTCAAACCAAAGTTACTATGGCAACTATACACCTATGTGGCCGGAGGAAGAGAAG ATGGTTGGCATGAAGAGGCCATATCCCTTCTCTCTAGACAATCCACCAGGCCCGTCTTTCAACTACAAATTTCCAACCCCTGTTGCTCCTATAAGATCAGATGAATCAGCTTCACGTGGAAATGGAGGCACATTTAATTTCGATGCCGGAGACACAATTTTTAG AGAAGGCCCTTCCTGCTCAACTTCCAACTACAAGCTGAATAATCCAAAGCAAAGTTTCAAAGAAAATGAGGCTGTCTATGGAGATTTTCTCAAACTAGCTCCTCCTACAACCACTTCAACATGTCCAAGCTCAAAGTTCAAGCACCCTTCGGCTTGTCTAGCCTCTTATAACCACAAATTCCCTGATTTTGAATCATTACCTTATCAA GGAAGTATACAAGACCCAATTGTCCAGGCAGGACTAAGTCAGTTGAATCAACAACAGCCTTTTTATAGCTTCTTCCCACCAGCAAAGGTGCAGACTGACCAAGCAACAACAACTATGAACAATTGTAATGGTGAAGTAGGAGAAAGTGTAGATCTCAATTTGAAGTTATAA